The following proteins come from a genomic window of Frankia casuarinae:
- a CDS encoding NAD(P)-dependent oxidoreductase, translating into MKIGFIGLGGMGSAMARNLIDAGHTVLAWNRSPDPVTELAAAGAVPASISEAFATGIVLSMLADDQAVTDRLLDPRVLTAAPAGALHVNMATVSTALAIQARREHAEHGLRYLAAPVFGRTDAARAGNLTIVTSGDPDTIAEVQPLFDVLGRRTWTVGDAPEHANLVKILGNYLIACSIEAMAEASAVIEAGGMNPATFIEVLTDNLFTGPVFTGYGRMIGNRDYEPVNFRLPLGLKDVQLALASGLERNVPLPFGGVLRDAFVDALAHGQTDQDWAAVTETARRRAGLA; encoded by the coding sequence ACGCCGGCCACACCGTACTGGCCTGGAACCGCTCACCGGATCCCGTCACCGAGCTGGCCGCCGCCGGTGCGGTGCCCGCCAGCATCTCCGAGGCGTTCGCCACCGGAATCGTCCTCAGCATGTTGGCGGACGACCAGGCCGTCACCGACCGCCTGCTCGATCCGCGGGTACTGACCGCCGCGCCGGCCGGAGCACTGCATGTGAATATGGCCACCGTCAGCACCGCGCTGGCGATCCAGGCCCGGCGTGAGCACGCCGAGCACGGGCTGCGCTACCTCGCGGCTCCCGTCTTCGGCCGGACCGACGCCGCCCGCGCCGGCAACCTCACCATCGTGACCAGCGGCGATCCGGACACGATCGCCGAGGTTCAGCCCCTGTTCGACGTCCTCGGCCGGCGAACCTGGACGGTCGGCGATGCGCCGGAGCACGCCAACCTGGTGAAGATCCTGGGTAACTATCTGATCGCCTGCAGCATCGAGGCGATGGCGGAGGCGAGCGCCGTCATCGAGGCCGGCGGGATGAACCCGGCCACGTTCATCGAAGTGCTCACCGACAACCTGTTTACCGGCCCGGTCTTCACCGGCTATGGCCGCATGATCGGAAACCGGGACTACGAGCCCGTCAACTTCCGTCTCCCGCTCGGGTTGAAGGACGTCCAGCTCGCGCTGGCCTCAGGGCTGGAACGGAACGTTCCGCTGCCCTTCGGCGGCGTGCTGCGGGACGCCTTCGTCGACGCGCTGGCGCATGGCCAGACCGACCAGGACTGGGCCGCGGTGACCGAGACGGCCCGCCGGCGCGCCGGGCTCGCCTGA